A genomic stretch from Selenomonadales bacterium includes:
- a CDS encoding 4Fe-4S binding protein has translation MRVSERTLTLMTGNEAVARGFWEAGGVVAASYPGSPTVEIMERLKEHEDIHAEWAMNEKVALEIAIGGSFAGARSMASMKHVGINIAADPFMTFTQIRTKGGFVLVVGDDPGLSSSQNEQDSRFFAKFANCALLEPSTAQEVKDFIGEALAISEEFGMPAIVKLTSTLCHSRGEVELSERKPPQIEGFVPDQSRYCMLPPYANVQQHFMQERLAKLRTHGNASPLNRYEDSGRRDALVITAGLTYEYLREINPNVSVLKLGLTYPLPVELIKEVAAGYDRVLVIEELMPFMEEQLLAHGLTVEGKKYFSFTGELNSDRIREGLVKAGVMAPLEISAEVAPAVPRRTPMLCAGCPHRPVFHILQKAKATVIGDIGCYSLGILEPFEVLKTNLSMGASLGIIQGMAKAHKTAGKAKPLVAVIGDGTFFHSGLSGFADIANTKDNITVVVLDNRTTAMTGGQITPTTGELTGEASHIISIPAVLKSFGINDVTVADQFEHSKTRSVIVEAIKREGLSVVVVTRPCALNFRIREPHYYVDREICISCRSCIGVNCPPISMQVYEGYDKKNSYINPEMCVGCSVCSQVCPVKAIKKSSQAGVEE, from the coding sequence ATGCGCGTGAGCGAACGCACCTTAACCTTAATGACAGGCAACGAAGCGGTAGCACGGGGCTTCTGGGAAGCTGGCGGCGTAGTGGCTGCGAGCTACCCCGGGTCGCCGACAGTGGAGATTATGGAACGCCTCAAGGAACACGAGGACATTCATGCAGAGTGGGCTATGAACGAAAAGGTAGCGCTAGAGATTGCCATCGGCGGCAGTTTTGCGGGCGCGCGCAGCATGGCCTCCATGAAGCATGTCGGCATCAACATTGCCGCCGACCCCTTTATGACGTTTACCCAGATTCGCACCAAAGGCGGGTTCGTCTTGGTGGTAGGCGACGACCCGGGGCTGTCGAGTTCTCAAAACGAGCAAGACAGCAGGTTTTTCGCGAAGTTTGCCAACTGCGCCTTACTTGAACCAAGTACGGCGCAGGAAGTAAAGGACTTTATAGGTGAGGCTCTTGCCATTAGCGAAGAGTTTGGCATGCCGGCAATCGTTAAGCTGACCAGCACGCTCTGTCATAGTCGCGGCGAGGTCGAGCTAAGCGAACGCAAGCCGCCGCAGATTGAGGGGTTTGTGCCGGACCAGTCCCGCTACTGCATGCTGCCTCCCTATGCCAATGTACAACAGCACTTTATGCAGGAACGCCTAGCGAAACTGCGCACACACGGGAACGCCAGCCCTCTTAACCGCTATGAGGATAGCGGGCGGCGTGACGCACTGGTTATTACGGCGGGGCTCACGTACGAGTACCTGCGTGAGATTAACCCCAACGTCAGCGTCCTTAAGCTCGGGTTGACGTATCCTTTGCCGGTGGAGCTAATTAAAGAAGTAGCGGCAGGGTACGACAGAGTACTGGTAATTGAGGAATTGATGCCGTTTATGGAGGAACAGCTACTGGCGCATGGCCTTACAGTGGAGGGGAAGAAGTACTTCTCCTTTACAGGTGAGCTAAACTCAGACCGCATTCGGGAGGGGCTGGTTAAAGCCGGGGTTATGGCGCCGCTTGAGATTAGCGCAGAAGTCGCACCCGCGGTTCCTAGGCGCACTCCTATGCTCTGCGCGGGGTGCCCGCACCGCCCCGTATTTCACATTCTACAGAAAGCCAAGGCGACGGTAATCGGCGACATCGGCTGCTATTCTCTGGGCATTCTTGAACCCTTTGAAGTGCTGAAGACAAATCTTAGCATGGGCGCGTCGCTCGGCATTATCCAGGGCATGGCGAAGGCCCATAAGACGGCCGGCAAAGCGAAACCATTAGTTGCGGTTATAGGTGACGGGACTTTCTTTCACTCGGGGTTAAGCGGCTTCGCCGACATCGCCAATACCAAAGACAATATTACCGTGGTGGTGTTAGATAACCGCACCACTGCTATGACCGGTGGGCAGATTACTCCGACCACCGGGGAACTTACCGGCGAGGCGAGCCACATCATCAGCATCCCCGCTGTGCTTAAGTCCTTTGGCATTAACGATGTGACGGTGGCAGACCAGTTTGAGCACAGTAAGACTCGCTCCGTAATTGTTGAAGCCATAAAGCGCGAAGGTCTGTCGGTAGTAGTGGTTACCCGTCCCTGCGCCCTAAACTTCCGCATTCGGGAGCCACACTACTATGTCGACCGCGAAATCTGCATCAGCTGCAGGAGTTGCATCGGCGTGAACTGTCCCCCCATCTCCATGCAGGTCTACGAGGGGTACGACAAGAAAAACTCCTATATCAACCCGGAGATGTGCGTGGGTTGCTCGGTGTGTTCGCAGGTTTGCCCGGTTAAGGCCATTAAAAAGTCCTCGCAGGCAGGTGTCGAGGAATGA
- a CDS encoding indolepyruvate oxidoreductase subunit beta: MKTTNILIAGVGGQGLVLATRIIAGVAYKAGFQVKTSDVIGLSQRGGMVWGSVRFGDVHSPLIPRGQGDFLLALEDLEGLRWVELMKPGAVIITGKEEILPNRVLIEKEEYPKDITGKLTELGFSVQTLDAKAIAREIGNLRLANTVLLGSLSRHLPFAAELWAEVLRESVPSHTIEQNLLAFQKGMSPS; this comes from the coding sequence ATGAAAACCACCAATATATTGATTGCCGGCGTTGGTGGTCAAGGGCTGGTGCTGGCCACCCGCATTATAGCTGGGGTCGCCTATAAGGCTGGTTTCCAGGTGAAAACGAGTGACGTCATTGGCTTGTCGCAGCGGGGAGGTATGGTTTGGGGGAGTGTGCGCTTTGGCGACGTCCACTCTCCGCTGATTCCGCGCGGCCAGGGAGACTTCCTGCTCGCCCTAGAGGACCTCGAAGGCCTCAGATGGGTAGAGCTTATGAAACCCGGAGCCGTGATCATCACCGGCAAGGAGGAGATACTCCCTAACCGCGTGCTAATCGAAAAAGAGGAGTATCCCAAAGACATTACCGGCAAGTTGACTGAACTTGGGTTTAGCGTGCAAACGCTCGATGCTAAGGCTATTGCCCGGGAAATTGGCAATTTGAGGCTTGCCAACACCGTGCTGCTTGGGAGTCTCTCACGCCACCTGCCCTTTGCCGCGGAGCTGTGGGCAGAAGTCTTACGCGAAAGTGTGCCTTCGCACACCATTGAGCAGAACTTGCTGGCGTTTCAGAAAGGGATGTCTCCGTCTTAA
- a CDS encoding DUF2085 domain-containing protein, with protein MKQKAPSLLLHCHRRSDRSLFFRGKQLPVCARCTGMLLGYLAYPLMLLNLVEIGVLICLGMQLPALLDGYTQYRGWRESNNTLRVITGLLSGVGQSGLVVIGGRYLAQVVIELGWLR; from the coding sequence GTGAAGCAAAAGGCTCCGTCCCTTTTGCTTCACTGTCATCGGCGGAGCGACCGCTCGCTGTTCTTTAGGGGCAAGCAACTCCCTGTCTGCGCTAGGTGTACCGGCATGCTACTTGGCTACCTAGCTTATCCCTTAATGCTGCTTAACTTGGTTGAGATTGGCGTCTTAATTTGCCTAGGTATGCAGCTGCCCGCTCTTCTTGACGGCTATACGCAGTACAGGGGGTGGCGGGAAAGCAACAACACTTTACGGGTCATTACAGGACTTCTCTCTGGGGTGGGTCAGTCCGGCCTAGTGGTTATCGGCGGGCGATACCTCGCTCAGGTGGTGATTGAACTAGGGTGGTTGCGTTGA
- a CDS encoding beta-lactamase family protein: MIYKKNRPFCSALLVGRLDAMLQKAAKRAKTLQFAMHNPELDLSYSFSSTVPEQRFHSASVGKLMTATLVFMAIEQGRLSLDSKVRPILEPGMLDRLCVFKGQDYQDDVTVRQLLGHMSGVNDYFESKTFDGASFVDEVIKQPNVFWKPGDLLDFTRTRQSAIAAPGQKFLYSDTGYVLLGLLVEAVYQMPFHSALKTYIFTPAGMTQTTLCFYGEGFDQSALAPLFVNGVDVHTYTSLSCDFSGGGLSTTAGDLLKFLGHLQHGHYIRGTSLAAMASFTHRYRQGLHYGLGMMEVRFGEFFFLLNRLPRLRGHLGVTGVHAWYDHASQATYVLNVGNTKDMATSFRLLIDILMLVQREQSTRK, translated from the coding sequence ATGATTTACAAGAAGAACCGTCCCTTTTGTTCTGCTTTGTTAGTCGGGCGCCTCGATGCCATGTTACAGAAGGCAGCTAAGCGAGCAAAGACACTGCAATTTGCCATGCACAACCCGGAGCTAGATCTGAGCTATAGCTTTTCCAGCACGGTGCCCGAGCAGCGTTTTCACAGCGCAAGCGTCGGCAAATTGATGACCGCTACGTTAGTCTTTATGGCTATCGAGCAGGGTAGGCTTAGTCTTGACAGCAAAGTTAGGCCCATCCTAGAGCCAGGTATGCTAGACCGCTTGTGTGTTTTTAAGGGGCAGGATTATCAAGACGACGTGACAGTGCGGCAGCTGTTAGGCCATATGTCCGGCGTAAACGACTATTTTGAGAGTAAGACGTTTGACGGAGCCTCGTTTGTGGACGAAGTCATCAAGCAACCAAATGTCTTCTGGAAACCAGGCGACCTCCTAGATTTCACTCGGACCCGGCAAAGCGCCATTGCCGCCCCGGGACAAAAGTTCTTGTACTCAGATACCGGCTATGTGCTACTAGGCCTGTTAGTTGAGGCAGTATACCAAATGCCTTTTCACTCGGCGCTTAAGACCTACATATTTACCCCAGCCGGCATGACGCAGACAACGTTGTGTTTTTACGGCGAGGGCTTCGACCAGTCGGCCTTAGCCCCGCTCTTTGTCAACGGTGTCGATGTCCACACATATACTAGCCTCAGTTGCGACTTCTCAGGCGGAGGGTTGTCTACTACCGCCGGAGACCTGCTTAAGTTTCTCGGTCATTTGCAGCACGGCCATTACATCAGAGGTACATCGCTTGCCGCCATGGCGAGCTTCACCCATCGCTACCGCCAAGGGCTACATTACGGCCTAGGCATGATGGAAGTGCGCTTTGGCGAGTTCTTTTTCCTACTGAACAGATTGCCTAGACTGCGCGGGCATCTAGGCGTTACCGGTGTGCATGCGTGGTATGATCATGCTTCCCAAGCGACCTACGTCCTAAATGTGGGAAACACCAAGGACATGGCCACGAGCTTTAGGCTGCTTATAGACATATTGATGCTCGTTCAGCGCGAGCAGAGCACACGCAAGTGA
- a CDS encoding NYN domain-containing protein, translating into MGKEQKIAVLIDAENVSEKYIKAIIDEISNHGTPTYKRIYGDWTKPQLAAWKAVLLNYSITPIQQYSYTAGKNSTDAALIIDAMDILYSKNVDGFCIVSSDSDFTRLAARLREAGMLVIGMGEQKTPMPFISSCEKFKYLEVLAPATAKPTAPDAAKKGQPSAEEPKLRMTPQSELILAIKTIITEVSDEDGWVYLGELGNVLTKRFPDFDTRNYGYNKLTPFVASLKQFELRSTRTSNPSVSLKYVRNKETE; encoded by the coding sequence ATGGGTAAAGAGCAAAAGATAGCAGTTCTCATCGACGCCGAGAACGTTTCGGAAAAGTACATTAAGGCCATCATTGACGAGATTTCTAACCACGGCACACCTACCTATAAACGCATTTACGGCGACTGGACGAAGCCGCAGCTCGCTGCGTGGAAGGCGGTGCTGCTTAATTACTCGATTACGCCGATTCAGCAGTACAGCTATACTGCCGGAAAGAACTCCACAGATGCTGCGCTAATCATCGACGCCATGGATATTCTTTACTCCAAGAACGTGGACGGCTTCTGCATTGTGTCAAGCGACAGCGACTTCACGCGGTTAGCGGCCCGTTTGCGTGAAGCAGGGATGTTGGTAATCGGTATGGGCGAGCAGAAAACGCCGATGCCATTTATCTCGTCGTGTGAAAAGTTTAAGTATCTCGAAGTGCTAGCCCCGGCGACGGCAAAGCCTACCGCGCCCGATGCTGCGAAAAAGGGACAGCCAAGTGCCGAGGAACCCAAACTAAGAATGACGCCGCAAAGCGAGCTCATTCTGGCCATCAAGACCATTATCACCGAGGTTTCCGACGAAGACGGGTGGGTCTATCTTGGTGAGCTTGGGAACGTGCTAACTAAGCGCTTCCCAGATTTTGATACGCGCAATTATGGCTACAACAAGCTTACGCCCTTTGTGGCCTCGCTCAAGCAATTCGAACTGCGTTCCACGCGCACCAGCAACCCCAGCGTAAGCCTAAAGTACGTGCGGAACAAGGAGACGGAATAG
- a CDS encoding M23 family metallopeptidase, with amino-acid sequence MTSLKFAKRISRRDPENADLHDLVGNYVILKHEACYSFYAHLHPETVQVKAGDNITAGQLLGKVGHTGNSTSPHLHFQLMDSASLMQAKGLPCAFTHLEIYADGTWTKVDRAIPASDARIRYV; translated from the coding sequence TTGACTTCACTTAAGTTTGCCAAGCGCATCTCCCGCCGCGACCCAGAAAACGCCGACCTGCATGACCTAGTGGGCAACTATGTCATACTCAAACATGAAGCCTGTTATTCATTTTATGCCCATTTACACCCTGAAACTGTGCAGGTCAAAGCGGGTGATAACATAACTGCCGGGCAGTTGTTAGGAAAAGTCGGGCACACCGGCAATTCCACGTCGCCGCACCTGCATTTTCAACTGATGGACAGCGCGAGCCTCATGCAGGCCAAAGGTCTACCCTGTGCATTTACCCACCTGGAGATTTACGCAGACGGCACATGGACAAAAGTTGATCGCGCGATTCCTGCAAGCGACGCCCGCATTAGATACGTATAG
- a CDS encoding DUF4256 domain-containing protein produces the protein MSSQEIMDVLRARFAANAKRHLGIKWEQVQARLDANPMKLGSLREMESTGGEPDVIGCDPQTGAVIFCDCSPETPLGRRNSCYDRAGQAEREKKGIFPSGNAVDMAAAMGIELLTEEAYHELQRLGSFDTKTSSWLKTPAEVRKLGGAIFGDRRFGRVFIYHNGAASFYSVRGFRGSLRV, from the coding sequence GTGTCAAGCCAGGAAATTATGGACGTTCTCAGGGCCCGTTTTGCTGCGAACGCAAAGCGTCACCTCGGGATTAAGTGGGAGCAAGTGCAAGCGAGACTTGACGCTAACCCCATGAAGCTAGGGTCTCTGCGTGAAATGGAAAGCACCGGCGGCGAGCCGGATGTGATTGGTTGCGACCCGCAGACCGGTGCAGTAATCTTTTGCGATTGCTCGCCTGAGACTCCTTTAGGGCGCAGGAACAGCTGTTACGACCGCGCCGGGCAAGCAGAAAGGGAGAAGAAGGGCATCTTTCCCTCCGGAAACGCTGTCGACATGGCTGCGGCAATGGGCATCGAGCTGCTTACAGAAGAGGCGTATCATGAGCTACAGCGCTTAGGGAGCTTTGACACGAAGACTTCTAGCTGGCTTAAGACGCCTGCCGAGGTACGCAAACTAGGTGGCGCTATCTTTGGTGACCGCCGCTTTGGCCGCGTCTTTATTTATCACAACGGTGCAGCTTCCTTCTACAGCGTACGCGGGTTTCGCGGCTCGCTGCGAGTCTAA
- a CDS encoding OFA family MFS transporter: MAGVAYAWGPMVVPLVERFDWTTAEAALPFTIFFLVFALVMVPAGRLQDTIGPQKTCLLGAVFILLGFGGAALVGRFPYPWWLFLTYGFTGGIGAGTIYACVAPPVRKWFPDRPAFAISCAVMGVGLAGTVVAPLKAEHLLPVYGIEGTLLLIAVIGFVMCLVAAGLLRNPAESVPRAGKAKQAQKRQAATPLEAKPSDLLRNPLFWVMWLAFGVVIAGGMLCAALIPPFARLIMGLSATEAAAAVAIFSGFNGFGRPFAGYLSDKFGTVLVMTVSFLIQAVTLLLFNVIAVNLVTLYIAAALVGWGLAVVLATFPALTAAAFGTKHLGVNYGLVFTGLAFGAFMPAAGAAIYDATGSFTPAFLSAGVLAAVGVVLCLILKHKYRMA; this comes from the coding sequence TTGGCAGGGGTAGCCTACGCTTGGGGGCCGATGGTAGTGCCATTGGTTGAGCGGTTTGATTGGACAACGGCTGAGGCAGCCCTGCCCTTTACTATCTTTTTCTTGGTGTTTGCTCTAGTAATGGTTCCCGCCGGCCGCCTGCAGGATACAATCGGCCCCCAGAAGACATGTCTACTTGGGGCCGTGTTTATTTTGCTTGGGTTTGGTGGGGCGGCGTTGGTCGGGCGCTTTCCTTATCCGTGGTGGCTGTTCTTAACCTATGGCTTTACAGGCGGAATCGGCGCCGGCACTATTTATGCCTGTGTGGCTCCGCCCGTACGAAAATGGTTCCCGGACAGACCGGCTTTCGCTATCTCCTGCGCCGTAATGGGTGTTGGCCTGGCAGGCACGGTAGTTGCGCCACTTAAAGCCGAGCACTTACTGCCTGTCTATGGCATAGAAGGAACGCTGCTACTCATTGCCGTCATTGGTTTTGTTATGTGTCTTGTGGCCGCCGGGTTACTCCGTAACCCCGCCGAGAGCGTGCCGCGTGCAGGCAAGGCAAAGCAAGCCCAAAAAAGACAGGCCGCTACACCGCTTGAGGCTAAGCCAAGTGACCTCTTACGGAACCCTCTGTTTTGGGTTATGTGGCTGGCGTTTGGCGTGGTTATCGCGGGTGGCATGCTCTGTGCGGCCCTTATCCCGCCTTTCGCCAGGTTAATTATGGGCCTTAGTGCCACCGAAGCCGCGGCGGCTGTGGCGATTTTCTCTGGCTTTAACGGATTTGGCAGACCGTTTGCCGGATACTTAAGCGATAAGTTCGGCACGGTCCTGGTGATGACCGTAAGCTTCTTGATACAAGCTGTGACGCTACTGCTGTTTAACGTTATTGCCGTAAACTTAGTGACGCTCTATATTGCCGCAGCACTCGTCGGCTGGGGCCTAGCAGTGGTTTTGGCTACCTTCCCGGCGCTGACCGCCGCGGCTTTTGGCACCAAGCACCTTGGCGTTAACTACGGGTTAGTTTTTACCGGCTTGGCTTTTGGGGCCTTTATGCCGGCTGCGGGGGCTGCCATCTATGACGCCACCGGCAGCTTTACCCCCGCTTTCTTAAGCGCAGGTGTACTGGCTGCGGTCGGCGTAGTGCTCTGCCTGATTCTTAAGCACAAGTATAGGATGGCGTAG